One window from the genome of Candidatus Nitrosotenuis cloacae encodes:
- the pdxS gene encoding pyridoxal 5'-phosphate synthase lyase subunit PdxS, with product MIPLSGNIDNAKGKIHHKVGNFQVSRGTSTLKRGFAHMLKNGVVMDVTTVEQAQIAEEAGAVSVMVLDKLPSDVRKAGGVARTASIRVIEEIMDAVTIPVMAKCRIGHVYEARVLEETNVDMIDESEVLTPADETHHIWKWDFTTPFVNGARSLAEALRRVEEGAAMIRTKGEPGTGNVAEAITHIKKVNDELRLIKSIYDSGDNQDLVRMAREFKVSYELVEQTAKLGRLPVVNFAAGGIATPADAAYLMSLGCDGIFVGSGIFKAEDAKERARAVVLATTFWEDADKVKEAQKMIDERQSMLGLDVKNLDLRMQERGSTA from the coding sequence ATGATCCCGCTGTCCGGCAACATAGACAACGCCAAGGGTAAAATACATCACAAGGTGGGTAACTTTCAGGTTTCCCGCGGAACTTCCACGCTAAAGCGCGGATTTGCACACATGCTCAAAAACGGCGTCGTAATGGATGTCACAACAGTGGAGCAAGCCCAGATTGCAGAGGAAGCAGGGGCAGTATCAGTTATGGTTTTAGACAAACTCCCATCCGATGTTAGAAAGGCAGGAGGGGTGGCAAGGACTGCCAGCATCAGAGTGATTGAAGAGATAATGGATGCGGTAACTATTCCAGTAATGGCAAAATGCAGAATTGGTCATGTGTACGAGGCTCGCGTATTGGAGGAGACAAACGTGGACATGATAGACGAGTCCGAGGTGCTCACACCGGCAGATGAGACACACCACATATGGAAGTGGGACTTTACAACTCCGTTTGTAAACGGTGCACGATCACTTGCAGAGGCACTGCGAAGAGTGGAGGAGGGTGCAGCAATGATTAGGACAAAGGGGGAACCTGGCACGGGCAACGTTGCAGAGGCTATAACTCACATCAAAAAGGTAAATGACGAATTACGATTAATCAAATCCATCTATGATTCTGGTGACAACCAAGACCTGGTAAGAATGGCGCGCGAGTTCAAGGTGTCGTACGAATTGGTGGAACAGACTGCAAAGCTTGGCAGGCTACCTGTTGTCAACTTTGCGGCAGGCGGAATTGCAACTCCTGCAGATGCGGCATACCTGATGTCGCTTGGATGCGACGGAATCTTTGTCGGCTCTGGAATATTCAAGGCAGAGGATGCAAAGGAGAGGGCGCGAGCAGTGGTCCTTGCCACAACGTTCTGGGAGGACGCAGACAAGGTAAAGGAGGCGCAAAAGATGATTGATGAAAGACAGTCGATGCTGGGACTGGATGTAAAGAATTTGGATCTTAGGATGCAAGAGCGTGGTAGTACGGCATGA
- a CDS encoding valine--tRNA ligase, with product MEPKIKETAWNPELENQILKQWEETRLYNFVPKDKNFVIDTPPPYPSGRPWHIGAAAHYSQIDMIARTARMSGNNVYFPIGIDRNGLPVELYTEKKHGIRMQETERSKFLELCRNSLDDLEAEMIQIMKSLGLSGNFDNYYRTDSEEYRILTQSTFIELWKKGIIYKATRPNNYDWVSGTTIADAEIVYQDIPTKLVYMKFKIKDSERTVIIASTRPELLCACQTVIVNPEDQRYADVIGKKIIVPVINREVTIRAHHSAQMEFGSGAVMVCSYGDQNDVALFREMKLEEIVAVGMNGLMTDAAGKYAGLKVKAARTQIIEDLKNADLVEKIDEITHRTPVSERSKIPIEIIPMEEYYVKQLDAVDKIRDIGQKIRFFPEMHKQILMNWLDSISIDWPISRRRYYGTEIPIWYCKRCSEPHVPEPGKYYRPWQENAPFAKCAKCDSTEFVGETRTFDTWMDSSVSPLFISKFGKDEEFFKKTYPATLRPQAKDIVRTWLYYTILRCDQLTGKAPWSEAWIMGYGLDEKGMKMSKSKGNVVDPLPVIQKFGADTFRFWSASEINHGYDFRCSEQKIESTRKFLSKLWNVSRFISSYPVVDNAKPTATDQWILSELDNLIKECKKGYLEYNFFVPAVAIREFTWNTFAANYIEMVKVRAYGDGVTEEEKNAAIYTLHKVLSTILLLLAPISPFITDFMWQTLYSKETIHMQTHPNPQGLEDMSKFTKDIADFNSQVWNEKKSKGLSLKDSISIAIPESLAIFAKDLIQMHKIESR from the coding sequence ATGGAGCCGAAGATAAAAGAGACAGCATGGAATCCGGAGCTCGAAAACCAGATACTAAAGCAGTGGGAAGAAACACGCCTGTACAATTTTGTGCCTAAAGACAAGAACTTTGTAATAGACACGCCGCCGCCATATCCCTCCGGAAGGCCGTGGCACATAGGGGCCGCAGCCCATTATTCTCAAATTGACATGATTGCAAGAACTGCAAGGATGTCAGGAAACAACGTATACTTTCCAATCGGAATAGACAGAAACGGTCTGCCAGTAGAACTGTATACTGAGAAAAAACACGGCATCCGAATGCAGGAGACGGAGCGCAGCAAGTTTTTGGAATTATGTAGAAACTCCCTTGACGACCTGGAAGCAGAGATGATTCAGATAATGAAGAGTCTCGGCCTTTCTGGAAACTTTGACAACTATTACCGAACCGACTCTGAGGAGTACAGAATCCTGACCCAGTCCACATTCATAGAACTGTGGAAAAAGGGGATAATCTACAAGGCGACGAGGCCCAACAACTACGACTGGGTGTCCGGGACGACCATTGCAGATGCCGAGATAGTATACCAGGACATTCCGACAAAGCTCGTCTACATGAAATTCAAGATCAAAGACTCTGAGAGGACGGTAATCATCGCAAGTACCAGGCCTGAGCTTCTGTGTGCATGCCAGACGGTGATAGTAAACCCAGAGGATCAAAGATATGCAGACGTAATCGGAAAAAAGATAATCGTGCCGGTAATCAACCGTGAAGTCACGATCAGGGCGCACCATTCTGCACAGATGGAGTTCGGCTCAGGGGCCGTGATGGTGTGTAGCTATGGTGATCAGAACGACGTTGCGCTGTTCCGAGAGATGAAGCTTGAAGAGATTGTCGCAGTAGGCATGAATGGATTGATGACTGACGCTGCTGGCAAGTATGCGGGACTGAAGGTAAAGGCAGCTCGAACCCAGATAATCGAGGATTTGAAAAATGCAGATCTTGTTGAAAAAATCGATGAGATCACGCACAGAACCCCCGTTTCTGAGCGCAGCAAGATCCCAATTGAGATAATCCCAATGGAGGAATATTACGTAAAGCAGCTTGATGCAGTAGACAAGATTCGCGACATTGGGCAAAAGATACGATTCTTCCCAGAAATGCACAAACAGATTCTGATGAACTGGCTTGACTCAATCAGCATAGACTGGCCAATATCACGCAGAAGATACTACGGAACTGAGATCCCAATATGGTACTGCAAGAGATGCTCTGAGCCTCACGTGCCAGAGCCTGGAAAATACTACAGGCCGTGGCAGGAAAACGCTCCATTTGCAAAATGCGCCAAGTGTGACTCCACAGAGTTTGTTGGAGAGACCAGAACGTTTGACACGTGGATGGACTCTTCTGTGTCCCCCCTGTTCATCTCAAAATTCGGCAAGGACGAGGAGTTTTTCAAAAAGACATATCCTGCGACTCTGAGACCGCAGGCAAAAGACATCGTCAGGACGTGGCTGTACTATACCATTCTAAGATGCGATCAGCTGACCGGCAAGGCGCCATGGTCTGAGGCGTGGATAATGGGATACGGCCTTGACGAAAAGGGAATGAAGATGAGCAAGAGCAAGGGTAACGTGGTGGATCCCCTGCCGGTGATCCAAAAGTTCGGCGCAGACACATTCAGATTTTGGAGCGCAAGCGAGATAAATCACGGATACGACTTTAGGTGCTCTGAGCAAAAAATAGAGTCAACTAGAAAGTTCCTCTCAAAGCTTTGGAACGTCTCGCGATTCATCTCAAGCTATCCGGTTGTAGATAATGCAAAACCCACTGCGACAGACCAGTGGATTCTCTCCGAACTTGACAACCTGATCAAGGAGTGCAAAAAAGGGTACTTAGAATACAACTTTTTCGTGCCTGCCGTGGCAATACGCGAGTTCACATGGAACACCTTTGCTGCAAACTATATCGAGATGGTCAAGGTGCGCGCATACGGTGACGGCGTGACAGAGGAGGAGAAAAACGCCGCAATTTACACCCTGCACAAGGTGCTGTCCACCATACTTTTGCTGCTTGCTCCCATATCGCCGTTCATCACCGACTTTATGTGGCAGACGCTGTACTCCAAGGAGACAATCCACATGCAGACACATCCCAATCCGCAGGGACTGGAAGATATGAGCAAATTCACAAAAGACATTGCCGACTTTAACTCCCAGGTGTGGAACGAGAAAAAGTCAAAGGGCCTCTCATTAAAGGACTCTATCTCAATTGCTATCCCGGAATCTCTTGCGATATTTGCAAAGGATCTTATCCAGATGCACAAGATAGAATCAAGATAG
- a CDS encoding MFS transporter, with product MTDTQNKNGSGWRTLAILSSLGLIVMFDETMILPAIPDFVRDFGISYSTSSWLLSAYIIAAAVMTPIAGRLSDIYGKKKMLLIVMAIYTVGVIAGRFATNIEFMLFARALQGVGMAMFPIAFGIIRESVPEKRFATAQTMFSSTFPAGAVIGLVGGAVIIQNFGWQATFLVILPVAVALWIVILKFMHIPGPTRGDHEQADKSIDIKGTVLLAATIVLFLSGITFLEGGDVSFYYVAGLFAASGISLAMFIMTEKRARLPLLDLNLMASRNFLPPTVILMLIFLSIFTVYLTIPVMVRSPVPLGFGGDALAVANVQLPFMVVFLVTTIISGFILNRIRNTKLTLIGTTTATVGFFLLIVFHSTETMVALGLTVLAVGLSLSIAGGFNVILVSVPMRVTGIALGMTMLLDLVGMSVGPVFAGIFQDVYRGTVDGVAGEFPTDTAYVMIFAAAAMISLTSVILSLIVSRRPIVRPVD from the coding sequence ATGACAGATACTCAAAATAAGAACGGTTCTGGATGGCGAACGCTTGCCATACTTAGCTCTCTTGGGCTGATAGTGATGTTTGATGAGACCATGATCCTTCCTGCCATCCCTGATTTTGTTCGCGACTTTGGCATCTCTTACAGTACATCGTCATGGCTTCTCTCCGCTTACATAATTGCGGCAGCAGTCATGACGCCGATTGCAGGCAGACTGTCTGACATCTATGGCAAGAAAAAGATGCTGCTAATAGTGATGGCAATATACACAGTAGGCGTCATCGCAGGACGATTTGCCACCAACATCGAGTTCATGCTGTTTGCAAGGGCGTTGCAGGGTGTGGGAATGGCGATGTTTCCGATCGCCTTTGGGATAATCAGGGAGTCTGTTCCGGAAAAGAGATTTGCAACCGCTCAGACAATGTTCAGCTCCACATTTCCTGCTGGGGCAGTTATCGGCCTTGTTGGCGGCGCGGTGATAATACAAAACTTTGGCTGGCAGGCCACATTCCTAGTGATATTGCCTGTGGCTGTGGCTCTTTGGATTGTGATACTGAAGTTCATGCACATTCCGGGTCCGACTCGAGGTGATCATGAGCAGGCAGACAAGTCAATTGACATAAAGGGCACGGTGTTACTTGCTGCCACAATCGTACTGTTTCTAAGCGGCATCACGTTTCTGGAAGGCGGGGACGTATCGTTCTACTATGTGGCGGGTCTCTTTGCCGCATCTGGAATATCTCTTGCAATGTTCATTATGACAGAAAAGCGAGCACGCCTGCCGCTTCTTGATTTGAATCTGATGGCAAGCAGGAATTTTCTTCCTCCTACGGTTATTCTGATGCTGATCTTCCTTTCAATCTTCACGGTGTACCTTACCATTCCTGTGATGGTGAGGAGTCCAGTGCCACTGGGATTTGGAGGGGATGCACTGGCAGTAGCAAACGTACAGCTGCCGTTCATGGTTGTTTTCTTGGTAACCACTATTATCTCGGGCTTTATCCTGAACAGGATCAGAAACACCAAACTCACGCTAATTGGTACTACGACTGCAACAGTCGGGTTTTTTTTGCTAATCGTGTTTCACTCGACTGAAACCATGGTGGCGCTTGGGCTCACGGTACTTGCAGTTGGCCTGTCACTTTCAATAGCAGGCGGGTTTAACGTGATCCTAGTCTCGGTGCCGATGAGGGTCACCGGCATTGCGCTTGGAATGACGATGCTCTTAGATCTGGTCGGAATGTCCGTGGGGCCTGTCTTTGCAGGAATATTTCAGGATGTGTACCGAGGAACGGTAGACGGTGTGGCAGGCGAATTCCCAACAGATACTGCATATGTGATGATATTTGCCGCAGCAGCTATGATATCGCTGACATCTGTCATTCTGTCGCTAATTGTCAGCAGAAGACCCATAGTTCGGCCTGTCGACTAG
- the pdxT gene encoding pyridoxal 5'-phosphate synthase glutaminase subunit PdxT, whose protein sequence is MNVGILSVQGDVAENVSAVRAAMSALGIKGTVSQVKTPDQISKLDGLIIPGGESTMIGQMSLVSGAIKTIKEKIQAGMPVFGICAGLILLSKNAKDRVVGKTGQPLLDLLDVRVERNSFGRQKDSFEADISAQPLGIAKTKGVFIRAPSIEDIGKGVEVVSKFNEKIVAVKQKNILATSFHPELTNDISLHKYFVGMIAKKKK, encoded by the coding sequence ATGAATGTTGGCATATTGAGCGTGCAGGGGGATGTGGCAGAAAACGTGTCCGCAGTGCGCGCAGCAATGAGCGCACTTGGTATCAAGGGTACTGTATCTCAGGTAAAGACACCTGACCAGATATCAAAGCTCGACGGCTTGATAATTCCTGGCGGCGAAAGCACCATGATTGGGCAGATGTCGCTTGTAAGCGGCGCAATCAAGACGATAAAGGAAAAGATTCAGGCAGGAATGCCTGTATTTGGAATATGCGCGGGGCTGATTTTGCTTTCAAAAAATGCAAAGGACCGCGTGGTAGGGAAGACAGGTCAGCCACTGCTGGACCTGCTTGATGTACGAGTGGAGAGGAACTCTTTTGGAAGACAAAAGGACTCGTTTGAAGCAGACATATCTGCGCAGCCGCTCGGAATTGCAAAGACAAAGGGCGTGTTCATCAGGGCGCCATCAATTGAGGACATAGGAAAGGGCGTGGAGGTCGTGTCAAAGTTCAATGAAAAGATTGTCGCAGTAAAGCAGAAAAACATACTTGCCACATCGTTTCATCCGGAGCTAACTAACGACATCTCGCTGCACAAGTACTTTGTCGGCATGATTGCAAAAAAGAAAAAATAA
- a CDS encoding S16 family serine protease has protein sequence MIGKGIVVLAIVLTASLFGNYILLQDNQQQNSRMQELVRQVDDLQSQVSQQKIEPVKSEKHVPKTSAEVQSIGDGPHSKSITAVAVRPVLVSDGFFRDVRYQGTTMSIKVDIRDGTGLVLVNTAVPTGVDFQTSAKTAVNVAQQYTGADLSNKDIIFSITAKSNEELQAVDGPSAGMAMTVLLVLEIQGKEIPESVLMTGTIEQNGALGPVGGIFEKAEAAAKHGAKTFIVPKGLAVTYVQECQESREGPFLYKSCKSEARQLSPIMEEMYGMKVVEADNIESVLSHFT, from the coding sequence ATGATCGGCAAGGGAATAGTCGTACTGGCAATTGTTCTGACAGCATCGCTTTTTGGCAACTATATCCTGCTGCAAGACAATCAGCAGCAAAACAGCAGAATGCAGGAGCTGGTCAGACAGGTAGATGATCTGCAGAGCCAAGTGTCGCAACAAAAGATCGAGCCTGTCAAGTCGGAAAAACATGTGCCAAAGACTAGCGCCGAGGTTCAAAGCATCGGAGATGGCCCTCATTCTAAATCAATCACGGCAGTAGCAGTAAGGCCAGTACTAGTAAGCGACGGATTCTTCCGGGACGTCAGGTATCAGGGCACCACCATGAGCATCAAAGTAGACATCCGGGACGGGACAGGGCTGGTCCTTGTAAACACCGCAGTTCCAACTGGCGTGGACTTTCAGACATCGGCAAAGACTGCAGTAAATGTAGCCCAGCAGTACACCGGCGCAGACCTGTCGAACAAGGACATCATATTTTCAATCACCGCAAAAAGCAACGAGGAGCTTCAGGCAGTGGACGGCCCAAGCGCCGGCATGGCAATGACAGTCCTGCTCGTCTTGGAGATACAGGGAAAGGAAATTCCAGAGAGCGTCCTCATGACAGGCACCATAGAGCAGAATGGCGCGCTAGGCCCCGTCGGCGGAATATTTGAAAAGGCAGAAGCTGCCGCCAAGCACGGCGCAAAGACGTTCATCGTGCCAAAGGGACTTGCAGTCACATACGTCCAAGAGTGCCAAGAGTCGCGCGAGGGGCCCTTCCTGTACAAGAGTTGTAAATCAGAAGCAAGACAGTTGTCACCAATCATGGAAGAGATGTACGGAATGAAAGTGGTGGAGGCAGACAATATAGAATCTGTACTGAGTCACTTTACGTAG
- a CDS encoding zinc-binding dehydrogenase produces the protein MKALVYDEYAPDNDFARILKIKEVPDPVPKHGEVVFRVKSAGLNHDDIWGMRGKPLQIPLPHISGSDAAGEVVAVGEDVTGIKIGDRVVSHGNLSCRVCQACTSGREFDCKSRKVWGFQTGPLWGGYCEYTHLPETNVAKIPDNVTYDEAAAASMTMMTSWHMLVGRAKIRPGQTVLIMGGGSGMGIFGIQIAKMHGCTVIATASPSKLEDCMKIGADYAVDHRKDDWHKEVFAISKEIAKGNGGIPGIDVIFEHIGGTHWNKELTLLKYGATLVTTGATTGYDVTTDLRHIFFKGTNVLGSTLGTKGELEDGLYWMSKGKLKSVIDSVHPLEDAVTAHTKMLKGDHFGKILMHPDST, from the coding sequence GTGAAGGCACTAGTATACGACGAATACGCACCTGATAATGACTTTGCTAGGATTTTGAAGATAAAGGAGGTCCCCGATCCTGTGCCAAAACACGGCGAGGTCGTGTTCCGAGTAAAGTCTGCTGGACTGAACCATGACGACATCTGGGGGATGAGGGGAAAGCCGCTGCAGATACCACTACCACACATCTCCGGCTCGGATGCGGCAGGTGAGGTGGTTGCAGTAGGTGAGGATGTGACTGGCATCAAGATAGGGGACCGGGTCGTCTCCCACGGGAATCTGTCATGCAGGGTGTGCCAGGCGTGCACCAGCGGAAGGGAGTTTGACTGCAAGAGCAGAAAGGTCTGGGGATTTCAGACTGGGCCGCTGTGGGGCGGATACTGCGAGTATACACACCTGCCTGAGACAAACGTCGCAAAGATTCCAGACAACGTGACGTATGATGAGGCAGCCGCTGCATCAATGACTATGATGACGTCGTGGCACATGTTGGTCGGCCGCGCAAAAATCAGACCGGGTCAGACAGTGCTGATTATGGGAGGCGGATCCGGCATGGGAATCTTTGGAATCCAGATTGCAAAGATGCATGGTTGCACCGTAATTGCAACTGCCAGTCCAAGCAAGCTTGAGGATTGTATGAAGATAGGTGCAGACTATGCAGTGGATCACAGAAAGGATGACTGGCATAAGGAGGTATTTGCAATATCAAAGGAGATTGCCAAAGGAAACGGGGGAATACCTGGAATTGACGTCATCTTTGAGCACATTGGAGGCACTCACTGGAACAAGGAGCTTACACTCCTCAAATATGGCGCCACATTGGTGACAACCGGGGCAACTACCGGATACGACGTTACGACCGATCTGAGGCACATCTTCTTCAAAGGAACAAACGTCCTTGGCTCAACACTTGGTACAAAGGGAGAGCTTGAGGACGGATTGTACTGGATGTCAAAGGGGAAACTAAAGTCTGTAATCGATTCTGTGCATCCTCTTGAGGATGCCGTGACAGCCCACACAAAGATGCTAAAGGGTGACCACTTTGGCAAAATACTGATGCATCCTGACTCTACGTAA
- a CDS encoding 4a-hydroxytetrahydrobiopterin dehydratase, translating to MRLERLTEDQINASLRELDGWTVKDGKLHKDFAFDDFIEAFGFMTKASLHIEKMNHHPEWFNVYNRLSVDLTTHDAGGITQNDIMLAKLLNSLK from the coding sequence ATGAGATTGGAGAGACTCACAGAAGACCAAATCAATGCGAGTCTGAGGGAACTCGATGGATGGACTGTCAAAGACGGAAAACTACACAAGGACTTTGCTTTTGACGACTTTATCGAGGCGTTCGGCTTTATGACAAAGGCGTCACTACACATAGAAAAGATGAACCACCATCCAGAATGGTTCAACGTCTACAACAGACTTAGCGTAGACCTGACGACCCACGATGCAGGCGGAATCACGCAAAATGACATAATGCTGGCAAAATTGCTAAACTCCCTGAAATGA
- a CDS encoding aconitate hydratase — protein sequence MEIETTPNLVLDVYKKLEQNVLQFRNSVRRPLTLSEKILVGHLAEFDSAESERGKSYVFLKPDRVALQDVTGQTVMLEFMQAGLKQVGLPTTVHCDHLIQAKVGAAEDTKLAIYENNEVYKFLESAARKYGAGFWRPGAGIIHQVVLENYAFPGGLMIGTDSHTPNAGGLGMIAVGVGGMDAAEVMAGMPWELLYPKRIGVYLKGSLNGWTAPKDIILYVAGHLTVSGGTNAIIEYFGPGAKTISCTGKATITNMGAEIGATCSIFPYDEKMETYLRATGRGQIADLANKHKHLLTEDPEVEQEPARYFDKVIEIDLSKLEPHMVGPHTPDLARPISKLADAVKENNYIDDISVALIGSCTNSSYEDMSRASSVAKQAMEKGIKAKVPLLVTPGSEQIRATIERDGQMQTLQNIGATVLANACGPCIGQWSRPELKKDEPNTIITSFNRNFPGRNDGKRNTMNFIASPELIIAMSLGGRLSFNPLTDELTAKDGTKFKLQPPEVAPDVPSGGFKLGTDVYVGPASNPDSVEVLVDKNSTRLQLLEPFAKWDGRDLVDMPIMVKAKGKCTTDHISPAGPWLMYRGHLDRLSDNLLLGAVNAFSGEVGKGMNTLSGSVEPFPSIARQYKAKGMKWVVIGDNNYGEGSSREHAALTPRFLGCGAVIAKSFARIHETNLKKQGLLALTFSDMSDYDKILETDRLSLVDLDKMAEGKPIKCILRHADGTTHEISLSHTYNSSQIEWFRKGSALNVLREKNR from the coding sequence ATGGAAATTGAAACTACACCAAATCTCGTGCTTGATGTTTATAAAAAATTGGAACAGAATGTTTTGCAATTTAGAAACTCTGTCCGCAGACCGCTGACACTTTCTGAAAAGATTCTCGTCGGACATTTGGCAGAGTTTGACTCTGCGGAATCAGAGCGCGGAAAGAGCTATGTATTTTTAAAACCTGACAGGGTCGCACTGCAGGATGTGACGGGGCAGACCGTGATGCTGGAGTTCATGCAGGCAGGACTAAAGCAGGTAGGCCTTCCGACTACCGTACATTGCGATCACTTGATTCAGGCAAAGGTGGGTGCGGCAGAGGACACCAAGCTTGCAATATATGAGAACAACGAAGTCTACAAGTTTCTGGAATCTGCCGCAAGAAAATACGGGGCGGGATTCTGGAGGCCTGGGGCAGGCATCATCCATCAGGTGGTGCTGGAAAATTATGCGTTCCCGGGCGGTCTGATGATTGGAACCGACTCTCATACACCAAACGCCGGCGGACTGGGGATGATTGCAGTGGGCGTAGGGGGAATGGATGCAGCAGAGGTGATGGCGGGCATGCCGTGGGAACTCTTGTACCCAAAGAGAATAGGGGTGTATCTAAAGGGCTCGCTCAACGGATGGACTGCGCCAAAGGACATCATACTGTATGTGGCAGGACACCTGACTGTATCTGGCGGAACCAACGCGATAATTGAGTACTTTGGGCCGGGTGCAAAGACTATCAGCTGCACCGGCAAGGCAACCATAACCAACATGGGTGCCGAGATTGGCGCAACATGCTCGATATTTCCGTACGATGAGAAAATGGAGACGTACCTTAGGGCAACTGGAAGGGGCCAGATAGCAGATCTTGCAAACAAGCACAAGCACCTGCTCACGGAGGATCCAGAGGTGGAGCAGGAGCCTGCCAGGTATTTTGACAAAGTAATAGAGATTGATCTTTCAAAACTGGAGCCGCATATGGTCGGGCCGCACACGCCTGACTTGGCAAGGCCAATCTCAAAGCTTGCGGACGCAGTAAAGGAGAACAACTACATCGATGACATCTCTGTGGCACTCATTGGAAGCTGCACCAACTCATCATACGAGGACATGTCACGCGCGTCATCTGTCGCAAAGCAGGCAATGGAAAAGGGAATCAAGGCAAAGGTGCCACTGCTTGTAACTCCTGGCTCTGAACAGATCAGGGCGACAATTGAGCGGGACGGACAGATGCAGACGTTGCAAAATATCGGCGCAACAGTTCTTGCAAACGCGTGCGGTCCATGCATCGGACAATGGTCAAGACCTGAACTGAAAAAAGACGAGCCAAACACCATCATTACTTCATTTAACAGAAACTTTCCTGGAAGAAATGATGGAAAAAGGAATACGATGAACTTTATCGCAAGCCCTGAGCTGATAATAGCAATGTCGCTTGGCGGCAGGCTTTCGTTTAATCCTCTTACTGACGAGCTTACTGCAAAAGATGGAACAAAGTTCAAGCTGCAGCCGCCCGAGGTGGCACCCGATGTTCCGTCAGGTGGGTTCAAGCTTGGAACGGACGTCTATGTGGGACCTGCAAGCAATCCCGATTCCGTGGAGGTGCTAGTTGACAAAAACAGCACGCGACTGCAGCTTTTGGAGCCGTTTGCAAAGTGGGACGGACGAGATCTTGTCGACATGCCGATAATGGTAAAGGCAAAGGGCAAGTGCACAACTGATCACATATCTCCCGCAGGGCCGTGGCTCATGTACAGGGGGCACTTGGACAGACTCAGCGACAACCTGCTCTTGGGGGCTGTGAACGCGTTTTCGGGCGAGGTCGGCAAGGGAATGAACACGCTTTCTGGCAGTGTGGAGCCGTTTCCAAGCATTGCGCGGCAGTACAAGGCAAAGGGTATGAAGTGGGTGGTAATAGGCGATAACAATTATGGTGAGGGCAGCAGCAGGGAGCATGCAGCACTTACCCCAAGATTCCTTGGATGCGGCGCAGTGATTGCAAAGAGCTTTGCCAGAATACACGAGACGAACCTCAAAAAGCAGGGACTGCTTGCGCTTACATTCTCCGACATGTCAGATTACGACAAGATTCTGGAAACTGACAGGCTATCTTTGGTGGACCTGGACAAGATGGCAGAAGGCAAGCCGATCAAGTGCATCCTGCGACATGCGGACGGGACCACACACGAGATATCACTTTCCCACACATACAACTCGTCGCAGATAGAGTGGTTCCGCAAGGGATCCGCCCTGAACGTACTCAGGGAAAAAAACAGATAG
- a CDS encoding 6-pyruvoyl trahydropterin synthase family protein yields the protein MSASPAILDSDFRYIDKKGTLLKSRTELSVAQMLTFLGVEYSYQHKVTLANGAVVTVDFRTSDGKLIEVIDSEQEIEKYKQVKQANPESNVMAIGSSKFAAKLKELDEVFFYDTKDAQSGSIFIEDPSFAFDYAHILPLVEKCSILHGHTSTVLVELVGDMKNNLLIDFGEAKRIIKETIGILDHKFFINRKYLKSEDESHFRITFEGPKGMFDMQVPKNTAYLLEGEATVENLSTEIIKSLVPKLPRNIEAVGVYIYEGYNKGAHLISKISKA from the coding sequence ATGAGTGCAAGTCCAGCCATACTTGATTCTGATTTTAGGTACATAGACAAAAAAGGTACGCTCCTCAAGTCACGAACTGAGCTATCCGTTGCCCAGATGCTGACATTTCTTGGAGTAGAGTATTCCTATCAGCACAAAGTGACACTTGCAAACGGTGCCGTAGTCACAGTCGACTTTAGGACAAGCGACGGAAAGCTAATCGAGGTGATTGATTCGGAGCAGGAAATTGAAAAGTACAAGCAGGTAAAACAAGCCAATCCGGAATCAAATGTGATGGCAATAGGCAGCTCAAAGTTTGCAGCAAAGCTAAAAGAGTTAGACGAGGTATTTTTCTACGACACAAAGGACGCGCAGTCCGGCTCCATATTCATAGAGGATCCATCTTTTGCATTTGACTATGCACATATTTTACCGCTCGTGGAGAAGTGTTCCATACTACACGGGCACACATCGACAGTGCTAGTTGAGCTTGTGGGCGACATGAAAAATAACTTGCTGATAGACTTTGGAGAGGCAAAGAGAATAATCAAGGAGACCATAGGAATTCTGGATCACAAATTCTTCATCAACAGAAAATATCTGAAAAGCGAGGACGAGTCGCACTTTAGGATAACGTTTGAGGGTCCAAAGGGCATGTTTGACATGCAGGTCCCAAAGAATACGGCGTACCTTCTCGAGGGTGAGGCGACAGTTGAGAACCTATCCACCGAAATAATAAAGAGCCTAGTACCCAAGCTCCCAAGAAACATCGAGGCAGTAGGAGTATACATCTACGAAGGATACAACAAGGGAGCGCACCTAATTTCCAAAATCTCAAAGGCCTAG